TAGACGGAGAAGCCGAGCCAGGCCCCGCTGTCCTTGGCGGCCTTGACGGTGGTCTCGTTCAGGTGGTCGACGAGCACCCGGTCGGTGGGCAGCGCGGACCCCCGGACCACGTCGAGGGTGCGGTGGAGGCCGGCGAGCTTGTCGCGGTGGGGGGTGTGCACGAGGGCGGGCAGGCCGTGGTCGGCGGCCAGCTGGAGCTGCTGCTCCAGGGCGGTGTCCTCGGCCGGCGTCATCGAGTCGTAGCCGATCTCACCGACCGCCACCACCCGGTCCTTGACGAGGTAGCGGGGCAGGTCGTCCAGGACCGGCAGGCAGCGCGGGTCGTTGGCCTCCTTGGGATTGAGCGCGATCGTGCAGTGGTGGGCGATGCCGTACTGGGCGGCGCGGAAGGGCTCCCAGCCCAGCAGGGCGTCGAAGTAGTCACGGAAGGAGGCGGGCGAGGTGCGGGGCTGGCCGAGCCAGAAGGACGGCTCGACGACGGCCCGGACACCGGCGGCGTACATGGCCTCGTAGTCGTCGGTGGTGCGGGAGGTCATGTGGATGTGCGGGTCGAAGATGCGCAAGGTCACTGCTCCTGGGTCAGGGCGAGCACGTGCGGGAGGCCGGCGGGGATCTCGCGGTGGGCGGCGGTGCGTTCGGCGGCGTGGGCGCGCAGCATGCGGGCCAGTTCCGCATCCCCGCGGGCGCGGGCGGCGAGGCCGTCGATCCGGGTCACGGGCACGTCGGTGAACAGGCACTTCAGTACGGCGTGCCGCCACTGGTGGGCGTCGAGGTGGCGGGCGGTGTAGGGGCCGAGGGCTGCCGTGAACAGGGTGGTGTCGTTGGTGCGCAGGGCGTCTTCCACCAGGGGCAGGCCGACGGCGGGGTCGCAGTGCAGGGGGTGCAGGGCGAGCAGGACGGCGCGCCGCTCGGGGGCTGTTCCCTGCCGGTAGAGCCGGGTCAGGGTCGCCGGGTGGGGGCGGGCCGCGGTCAGCAGCAGGACGCGGGCGGAGTCGGCGTGGGCGGGGCCGCAGCGGCGGCCGGCTTCGGCGAAGTGCAGTTCCCAGCGGGCATCTTGTGCGGTGGCGGCGGCGTGGGCGGCGCTCAGCCA
This region of Streptomyces ambofaciens ATCC 23877 genomic DNA includes:
- a CDS encoding TatD family hydrolase; this encodes MRIFDPHIHMTSRTTDDYEAMYAAGVRAVVEPSFWLGQPRTSPASFRDYFDALLGWEPFRAAQYGIAHHCTIALNPKEANDPRCLPVLDDLPRYLVKDRVVAVGEIGYDSMTPAEDTALEQQLQLAADHGLPALVHTPHRDKLAGLHRTLDVVRGSALPTDRVLVDHLNETTVKAAKDSGAWLGFSVYPDTKMDEDRMVAVLGEYGPDKVLVNSAADWGRSDPLKTRRVGDAMLRAGFTEDDVDRVLWRNPVAFYGLSGRLELGVADTGTTHEGNSVLRGAPATEPLPAGA
- a CDS encoding EboA domain-containing protein; amino-acid sequence: MTLQPTTPKAGPPPHLTGLGAEAHHWLSAAHAAATAQDARWELHFAEAGRRCGPAHADSARVLLLTAARPHPATLTRLYRQGTAPERRAVLLALHPLHCDPAVGLPLVEDALRTNDTTLFTAALGPYTARHLDAHQWRHAVLKCLFTDVPVTRIDGLAARARGDAELARMLRAHAAERTAAHREIPAGLPHVLALTQEQ